The DNA sequence TCCGATTCCGGAGGTAGCACCTGTAATGAAGATGTGCTGTTGAGAAAGATCTTGCTTTGAGGCCATGGAGAAAGGATTTGTTGAACCGCTCCAAAGGTACAAGATCAGTCAGCCAACTAAAACCCAGTCCGCAATTTTCAGTTCGGGTTTTCCTTTGTCCGAATTCCGGAGGAAATGCCGTTCAATTCCATTTCGGGGAATTGTGGATAGATGCGTGATTCTACCCTACAAAAACAACTATCCCTCAGAGATATTTCACTGAGAGATAGGCTTTTCCAATGTAAGCTTTTCGAAATTTACTACTGATACTTGCGTCTGAATTTTTTTACTTGGTAAAGCAATCAGTTGGGACTTCCCCAATTCTACGGCTTCTCTATCTATCACGCGCTCCATGAGAGCATCTCACTGACCTCCCATATTCGGGCTTTGTGTCAGTCAAAAATTGTCCATGTTCAAGTAGTGTATAAAGTCAGAGCAGTTGCAATGTAGATTTGGTGAAGGAACGGCGGGTGTTTGCCCAGCCGTTTCTTGCTTATGGACTTTTGGTTCGCAAATTGCGAAAATACCATTCTCCCAACGCTCTAGGAAAATAACGTCCCCGGACTGCTTCCGATGGTCATGGACACCTGCTGAGGATCGCTCAATCCATACTTCTTGCTGAGCCAATGCGCAGTTTTCAATCCCTCATCTCCTTTGGCCAATAGGCACACGATTCTCGACTCGCCTGCATTTGTGAGTCTCGCTCCCATGATTCCTTTATCTGTTCCCAGCTCCATCACATGAGCCACCAGTTCTCCGGCAAGATTGCTGACCAGTCCACAGGCCGCCAAACTCTTGTGAGAGGCATACATCAGTTTGCCCATTTCTTCGAGGGCTTCTTGAGATTGGGGATTGCTGGAAAGATTGCGGAGCAAGTACATGAATCGACTCGCGCGGGCATTCTCAAAAATCACATGGCTGGTCGCAGCCGCGATCGGATATACCTTGAGGGGATGCAATTCTGCTCCTTTGTCCAAGACCACCCCGAATCGCAGCAAGAAGTCTCCTCCACTCATACAGGTCGGCAACAATCGCCTGAATCGGTAGGTGAATTCCTGGGGAGGGATGTTGGCGAGGTAACCTTTGTAGGGCATTTCCTCCATATCGCCATTGATCAAAGCTTCCTTCATGTCCCGAAAAGCTGTCTCCAGATGACGAGCGATCATGGTATAGCCCATAGAAGCGGCGGTACGGACATGCAACGGCCTTTCCGGTTTTTCGTCAGGGCTTGCATCTACGTGAATGCCCACGAAATGAAGGTCATCAGGCACCTCCAGCGTAGGATATACTTGCCCGGGTTGGCAAAGAATGGGCAGCACCTTGAAGGCTTCTCCCAGATATGCAGTGAGCACGTTCCCGGCTGATTCTGCTTCTTTGGCGATGTATGTTTTGGCGATCATGGCCAATCGAGGTGCTTCGAATACCTTGAGCTCCGCCCCGAATGTCTTGGCAATCGCAATCAGCGTAGCCACCATCGCTGGCGCATCCATAGAATGCATATCTCCACTTCCTCCTTCAATTTCCACCCAGATATCCATCCCGAAAGAGGGAATTTGCTTTTCCTTGATCATCACCATCACACAGCCCACGAGTTGGGACCAAGTATCGGTTCCGGCGGCAGATTTGAGCGATGCCTTGATTTTGGGATAGTGGACATTTCCCTTCGAATCCAATAGGGAGGAAATGGGAACTCGCAAATACATGGGGCTCAATGGCAAATCCGCTTGAATCTGAAGGATTCCGTCAGTCCGCTTCGCCACACTCACCTTGACTCTTCGATCTGTGGGGATCTGCAAAGCAAGGCAACCTCCATATTCAGCTCCACCTCCCAAGATGTCTAGCCTCGCGGGTGCTGATGATTCGTTGATGTATCGTCCCTGTCCAAAAAATCGCTTTTTGGGACTGGTAAAATCGTTCATGGTAGTAATCCTAATCCTGAGTCGGGAAACCCCGGTTTCAGGCGATTGGCAACAAGGCAAGGGTTGTATTAGGTTGAGATCGGATTGGAGTGACAGTCTAACTCAGGAAAGCACAGGAAAGTTCTCTTACTGAAAAGCCCTATGTTCGAAGGATTGTGGTTCGAACGCTGGAAGGTACATTCGGGACCAAATGGAAATTGGCGGTTTTCGGAGGAATCTATCGACGAGAATTCAGGAGGTCTGACTCGTCCGCTCAGAGTCAAATCGTCCGAAAATGAAACGGGAGGATAGGGGGGATATCCCAAATCAGGGGGCCATATCTCCGAGAATTTGGAAGTCTGATCTCCACCAAGGATATTCTAGGCTTTTCTGCGAATGACCACCTTACGCCATTTGGGATCTGGATGAATCAGCGGATTCTGACCGGTGAAAATCTTTACTTTTCAAAGGGTTTCGATCATTCCAATTTCGACTGCTACTCCTAACCGTATGCTTTTTCATCGAATGAAATTCTCCTTTCGCCTCCTCTTCCTCATCCTATTGGGATGTTCGGCGTGCCAATCCGGTTCGCAGAGGATCACCCGCACGGAACGGCAAATCTTGATCATCCATCCCGAAGGCCAATCTGTGTCTCCCGAATTTGCCCAGATGATCGAGCAGGCCGCTTCCGCTCAGAATTGGGCCATCCACTACGAATCAGACTGGGACATCGCAGATGAGGAATTCCTCCTCCAACACAGTGCAATCATCCTGACAGGCATCGCTCCCCAAGCGCTTCCGCTCCACCAGACAGCCGCCATCGAGCGCTACGTCCAGTCCGGCGGTGGGATCATCTGGGAAGCCGCTGGAGACCATCAATTGCTCCCCCATCAGTGGCCTTGGGCGGAATCAGCATTTGCGCCGCAAGATCCTGCGCTGGCCAAGCAAACAGTAACCGCTGTCAAGCACCTGGCGGAAGACACTACCCCCAAGAAATTCGATGGCGGACGTATCTGGATGCCACACAATTGGACAGACTGGTCCCCTGAGAGCTGGACAGGGGCGATTGGTTCAGCCATTGGCACGAATAGCTATGATCTGGGTCTTACGACGACTCGATCAGCTCCGAAAGCTTCTAGATTTACCCGAAAGGTCCTCGATGACTACGACATCAACGAACCGATGGAACTGGCCGCACTCCCTAATGGCGATGTCATCTTCATTGAGCGTCGTGGCAAGATGAAACTCTACAAAGCCGATTCAGGCAACACCAAAACCATTGCCACATTCGAAGTATGTACCTCCGGAAATTACGAGGACGGGATGCTCGGACTGGAGCTGGACCCGCACTACCCTACTCGGCCGTATCTGTATCTGTACTATTCCCCCTCCGAAGCCTGTGACCGTCCCCAGACGCTTTCAAGATTTACCATGCATGGCGACTCCATCATTCTAGGCTCCGAAAAGATCATCTTGGAGGTACCCGTACAGCGTGAGACTTGCTGCCACTCCGGTGGGGAAATCGTATTTGGCACGGACGGTTACCTCTATCTTTCAACGGGAGACAATACGAGCTCCAAAGAATCCGATGGCTACACGCCCATCGATGAACGCCCCGGTCGTGGTCCTTTTGACGCCCAGAAATCCTCCGGCAATACGCACGACCTGCGCGGCAAAATCCTCCGTATCAAGGTCAACAGCTTCGGGAGCTATGACATTCCCGATGGCAATCTCTTCCCCAAAGACGGCAGTCAAGGCGCCCCAGAGATCTACGTCATGGGATGCCGGAATCCATTTCGATTCTCTGTAGACCCGAAAACCCATTGGGTGTATTGGGGCGATGTGGGCCCAGATGTCGGGCAGGCAGGCAAATACGGACCGCAAAGCTACGATGAGTGGAACCAAGCCAAATCAGCAGGCAACTTTGGGTGGCCCTATTTCGTGGGGAATAACTTCGCCTATTTTGACCGGGATTTCGACATGGATACAGTGGGTGCATATTTCGATCCGCTGGCGCCTAAAAATCAATCTCCCAACAATACCGGCTCCATTGACTTGCCACCTGCTCAACCTGCATGGATCTGGTATCCTTATGGAATGTCTCCCGAATTTCCGCTGCTGGGCGATGGCTCCCGAAGCGCGATGGCAGGTCCGGTGTTTTATCAGGATCAATACGATCTCGCTTCCGACACCAAATTCCCCCAGTGGTTTGACGGTAAGATATTCATCTATGAGTGGGCCAGAAGCTGGATCAAGGTCGTCGAAATGGACTCAACAGGCCAAGTACGCCGTATCGAGCCATTCCTCCCTGACATGCCGCTATCCAAACCCATCGATCTGGAATTTGGGCCAGACGGGGCGATGTACCTTCTGGAATATGGAGAAAACTACTTCATGAACAACCCCCAAGCGAGACTCGTCAAGGTGGAATATGCGGCGGGCAATCGACAGCCCATCGCCCACCTTCAAGCCCAGCCCATCGAGGGCGCTGCGCCGCATACCGTACAATTCGATGCCTCCACGTCCTTTGACTATGACTTGGCGGATTCAACGCTGAACTTCGCATGGGACTTTGATGGAGACGGAATCGAGGATGCGACAGGCGCACAAGCCAGTTTCACCTATACGGAGTCGGGGACATTCACCGCGACCGTTACCGTTACAGACCCGCAGACAGGTGCAGCTTCAGCGAGCCAGTTGATCCGGGTGGGCAATGCGCCCCCAGTCATCTCATTGGAACTATCAGGCAACCAAGACTTCGCATTTGCGGGACAGCGCCGCAATTACGCATTTAAGATTTCAGATATCGAGGATGAAGCCTCAGGACGGTTCAGACTGGCGAATGCAGCCATTACGACCGTATTCGTGGCAGATGGACATGATCTGGAAGTGACGTTGGGCGAGGGGCAAGCCATGCCTTCCGCTTCCCTCCAATATGCCAAGGGCCTCAACCTGATCGAAAATAGCGACTGTAGCAGTTGCCATGACATGGAGATCCACTCCGTCGGGCCATCCTATCAGGAGGTCGCAGCGTTCTACGGCCAGACTTCTGAGGAGATCGAGCAACTCGCCAACAAGATCATCACGGGCGGAAACGGAGTATGGGGCGAGAAGATCATGGCCGGCCACCCACAGCATACCCTCGACGAAACCCGAGAAATGGCCAAGTACATCCTCTCATTGGATCAGGCTTCACAGACCCAGCCGACCGGGACCATCGCGATTCCGGCTGATGCAGCTCCACAGGGTGCCTATCTGCTCGCGGCTACCTACCAGGATCAGGGTGCCAACGGAATTGCCCCCATCAGCACACGTCTCATCCACATCTTGCGTTCTTCTAAAATAGAGATGGAATCCAACGCCGAATCTTCCGGTCTCGGATTCATTACGATGGGTGCGGCCAGAGATGAAAGCGCCATCGGATGGTTCTCCAGCAAAGATGCCTTCGTGAAATTCGATGAGATGGATCTCACAGGCGTGGGAGGGGCAAATCTGAGATTGGCGTATGGGGTCGGTGGCAAAGTGCACTTCAGAATCGATGCCGTCGATGGCCCTGAGATCGGGAGCCTCAACCTGCCAGCCGGAGAGATCGAAACTTGGAGGGAAACCACCGTTTCATTCTCTCAAGTGCAAGGAAAACACACGCTGTACGTGGTATTCGAACCCGCAGCAGAAGGACATATCGGCAGATTCGACTGGATGCAGTTGCTGCCAGCCCAAGGCATCTAACAATTAAAACTACTTTGAAACTGTTCCCCCAGACCGGAATTTCGGCTGGGGGATTTTTCTATCCCCACTTCCGCAATCGCGCCTCTGCCTCCTCGACGCCTTGTTCGAGTCCCACAGATTGGTACAGATCCCGTACTTCCTGCCAGACCTCACGAGACTCCTTTTCAGGGCCGTGCTCGCCCAACCAAACCCCGTAGGCGCGCAAGGCATTGGCTAGATCGCCGGCGTATGGGTGTGTTTGCGCTCGGTAAAGCGTCAAGGCTTCTCGAAACAAGGACCCCGCCAGTTCCACTCGACCCGTTACTTGCGCCAGTTCTGCCTGATGCCGCAATGCATGCGCCAATCGGTCTGGAAGTCCTGCCTGGCGATAATGGGATACAGACGCCTCCGAATGCCCCCATGCCGTAGTCAAATCGTCTCGGTCCACTGCAAACTGCCGGTAGAAATGCTCCACTCGGCCCAACACCGCATAATCATGCGGACTGGCCAAGGTTTCCACCTGCTGAGTCATTGCCAGCGCCTTGTCATAGTCTCCTGCATATCGAGCCATCCAGGCGTGTTGAAAGAGTTCGGAAATGTCCATACAGATAATTTAGCGGAAAAGTCCTGTAAACGCTGTTCTATTTTGGGGGTGCCCCGGCGTGCTGGGCTTCAGGTTTCTTCCCAGGCAGATGAGGCGCCGGGTCGGGCTTCTGCGGGGGTACGCATGCGCTTCCGTCCTCGGATCTTTTTGAGCGCCAGACAAGTGGACGATACATCGGCAGATTGGAGCGCAGATTTTTCGAGCTGCGATTCCTCGGACCGCTCCTGACGGAGCGCCCCTCCGATCCCTCACCCCACACCAGCCATCCGCACAGATTCAGCCTACCGTTTCCACCCAAAAGTCAACCACCCGAAATAGAGCGCCCCAATCACCAATACGCCACTATGCACCCAAAACATCCCAGACAATCCCACCACCGTGATGATCGGTGCCGCCACAATCGGACTGAGAAACTGCCCGATGAATACCGAAGAGTTGAGGTAGCCCATGTATTGGCCGCGGTTCTGGTCGGTGGTCTTGCTGAATAGCCAAGCATTCAAGTTGGGCATGAACATCCCGATTCCCACACCGACAGAGACCATGCCCAGCATGACCTCCAGCAGCGAGTTGCTTCGGGCAGTCAAGGCAAATCCAATGGCCATGGCTGAGCAGATGATCAGGAATATCGCCCGATAGGACAATCTTCGCTTGATGGCTCCATAGCTAAATCCCACCACGGTAGACACCAGCGTTGCCACGGCGATGGCATTCCCCGTGGCGGTATTGCTTTCCACGCCGATCTCCCGCAGCAAAAAGGGCAATTGCACCGGGATGGCGTAGAAGATCGTCATCCCTGAAAACGCCAGAAATAGGATGATACCGATCATTTTGAAGACCTCCACAAATGGTGGGGGCGGCGCAACTGCACC is a window from the Pontibacter sp. G13 genome containing:
- a CDS encoding PQQ-dependent sugar dehydrogenase, translated to MKFSFRLLFLILLGCSACQSGSQRITRTERQILIIHPEGQSVSPEFAQMIEQAASAQNWAIHYESDWDIADEEFLLQHSAIILTGIAPQALPLHQTAAIERYVQSGGGIIWEAAGDHQLLPHQWPWAESAFAPQDPALAKQTVTAVKHLAEDTTPKKFDGGRIWMPHNWTDWSPESWTGAIGSAIGTNSYDLGLTTTRSAPKASRFTRKVLDDYDINEPMELAALPNGDVIFIERRGKMKLYKADSGNTKTIATFEVCTSGNYEDGMLGLELDPHYPTRPYLYLYYSPSEACDRPQTLSRFTMHGDSIILGSEKIILEVPVQRETCCHSGGEIVFGTDGYLYLSTGDNTSSKESDGYTPIDERPGRGPFDAQKSSGNTHDLRGKILRIKVNSFGSYDIPDGNLFPKDGSQGAPEIYVMGCRNPFRFSVDPKTHWVYWGDVGPDVGQAGKYGPQSYDEWNQAKSAGNFGWPYFVGNNFAYFDRDFDMDTVGAYFDPLAPKNQSPNNTGSIDLPPAQPAWIWYPYGMSPEFPLLGDGSRSAMAGPVFYQDQYDLASDTKFPQWFDGKIFIYEWARSWIKVVEMDSTGQVRRIEPFLPDMPLSKPIDLEFGPDGAMYLLEYGENYFMNNPQARLVKVEYAAGNRQPIAHLQAQPIEGAAPHTVQFDASTSFDYDLADSTLNFAWDFDGDGIEDATGAQASFTYTESGTFTATVTVTDPQTGAASASQLIRVGNAPPVISLELSGNQDFAFAGQRRNYAFKISDIEDEASGRFRLANAAITTVFVADGHDLEVTLGEGQAMPSASLQYAKGLNLIENSDCSSCHDMEIHSVGPSYQEVAAFYGQTSEEIEQLANKIITGGNGVWGEKIMAGHPQHTLDETREMAKYILSLDQASQTQPTGTIAIPADAAPQGAYLLAATYQDQGANGIAPISTRLIHILRSSKIEMESNAESSGLGFITMGAARDESAIGWFSSKDAFVKFDEMDLTGVGGANLRLAYGVGGKVHFRIDAVDGPEIGSLNLPAGEIETWRETTVSFSQVQGKHTLYVVFEPAAEGHIGRFDWMQLLPAQGI
- a CDS encoding tetratricopeptide repeat protein, translated to MDISELFQHAWMARYAGDYDKALAMTQQVETLASPHDYAVLGRVEHFYRQFAVDRDDLTTAWGHSEASVSHYRQAGLPDRLAHALRHQAELAQVTGRVELAGSLFREALTLYRAQTHPYAGDLANALRAYGVWLGEHGPEKESREVWQEVRDLYQSVGLEQGVEEAEARLRKWG
- a CDS encoding MFS transporter: MKKVSLPTKAVLLISATLTVMAGATIAPSLPQMAETFQHVPHADFLSRLILTLPALAIAFSSPIVGRLLDRVGRLKVMYPAMVIYAIGGSIGFFVEDIYVILVGRLFLGLGVAGIMNSCVTLIGDYFQGPERAKFVGLQASFMSFGGAIFLTLGGLLADLDWRYPFLIYLASLLVLGLAMRYLFEPERSQPSGGAVAPPPPFVEVFKMIGIILFLAFSGMTIFYAIPVQLPFLLREIGVESNTATGNAIAVATLVSTVVGFSYGAIKRRLSYRAIFLIICSAMAIGFALTARSNSLLEVMLGMVSVGVGIGMFMPNLNAWLFSKTTDQNRGQYMGYLNSSVFIGQFLSPIVAAPIITVVGLSGMFWVHSGVLVIGALYFGWLTFGWKR